GACAGGGAGCCAGGATCCTCATCCTGGGGAGGAGGCCAGGGATACGAGGGACccaggcagggcacagagcaATGCCTCCCATGGGAGAAGCGTATCCCATTATCCCGGCCCTGTAACTCCGCTGGGAAGCACAGAGAGCCTTTCACACCACCCCCCCcgcctcctcctgcccagctccaaaCACAGCCCTTTTCTTCCATGCCGGGGTTTCTCCTGGCCCTTTTCCAAGCCCTATGATGTGGAGGCGGGGAGGTGACATTTAAACCctgacacagctgcagcagaggtggTTGCGGCGCCTTCCTTAAACCCAGAGGTTccattcccaaattttccccctcATCCCTGCAGAAGCCTCCTAATGAGGTGTTAAGTAATTATAGCTAGCCAGAAAGGGATCAATACCACAAATCCCCCTGTCAGTGCCACAGAAACAGGGGACAGAAATCCCAGCCACAACACCCAGAGAGAGGGTGGTGGCACGGGGTGGGTGACAGCTGGTGGCACCAATGGGGCCAGGGGAATGGGGTTTGTGACcaccatggggacacaggaCCAGTCCCTGgacacccctgccctgcctccctcgggcactgctgcctgctggcacCTGTCATTGCCTTGCTGAGGGAACTGGAGGAGCGAGGGGGATTTTTGCTGCCTCCTCCAttcctttgctgctgttttcccacTCCGTGGCAGCCCTCTCAGCTGGAGCCATGGAAATCGATGCGGAATCACTCTGGCTGGTGATGGAGCTGCCATGAGGCCACTCCAGCTGACAAACACCCACCAGGAGAGGCAGCTCCGACACTTCCATGCTCATAATCAGCATCTGAAATCCCTCCCGGGACTGGACAGCTCCCAGACTTCCTGCATTTCCCTCACTGTGCAACCAATACCCCTCAGTcccacctgctccagccccaaagagagctggagcagctcccacgAGACCCTGCTCCATCCCAACAGGGATGATGCTCAActcacagccctcagcacaAAGATTTGGCTTCTTGGGATGCGGCCTCTGGAGAAGGTCACCGTGAAATGCTGGGAATTTTAGGGTGCATTTCACCCCAGAAACATTCCAGCCTCTGAGCGCTGCACTGCCTGTGGGGTCACCATCCCAGATCCAGCTTCCCAGCCTCTTCCAGCAGCTGGCTCCCCCCTGGCTCCTCATCCAGTCAAAATCCCTGTGTCCTGCCAGTGCCAAGGCCACTGGCACCCCAGGGGGCTGCTCAGCCCTTcccaaggagcagctctggagagccccagctgcaggcacagggaagggacGGAGGGGAGATCCAGGGCAGTGTTGGGAAGGATAAAGATTCCAAACACCAATGCAAAGAGCTCCTGGTGCTTGGGAAAAGCCATCCCTCACCTCCCCTGGCTTCTAGGGACCTTCTGGATGCTAAGGGGACTGGgtcacagccaggctgggggcagGTGCCACCCTGGGGTGGCTCAAAGCCACTCGTGCCTCTGAAGAGTCacatttttgcctttaaaaaacccaaaccagtcagTTGCCAAATGTTTCCCATTGGGCACCtcagaggagcagggaatggagccTGGGGCAGTCTGGGAAGGGATTCCCATGTGGAAAAAGGAGCCCAGTGACACCCAAACCAGCCCATTCCCCCAGCTCCAAACTTTCCtttcagcagcagggatgggacctgctttccctggcactgggacCCCACATGGGTCCACCCAGGGAAaccagcctttcccagcagggATAGGAGAGTGGGGTGatgccagcagaagaaaaagcagctcccagcccagtcCCAAATCCCACTGCCCTTCATCTTCAAAGGGCTCTCCTCATCCCCTTCCCTACCTGCTCCCAGCATCCCCAACAAAAAGGATGAGCCCCACAGCAGGCTGCAGCATTCCAGGCTCCCAATTCAAATCAAAGGATCTGCAGAGATGGATCCCAGAGGGATACATTATCCCAAAccttctccctcctgctctccccaaAGACGGGTCTCTGGGGGGAAAACAGCCAAGGACAGGACACAGAGCATCCATCCCACCGCTGCCTCGGGATCAGGGGGTTTGGGAGCGCTCTGGACCACGGCAGAGGGGTGCCCCAGGCCATGCCATGTCCAGCAGGCAGAGAGAGCCCCATCTCATCCCTGAACTGGCTTTAGCACCCCTGAGCACCCATCCTGTGCTCCCCCAATCCCCCAAAACCTCACTCCATGCTAAATCCcagcaaaccccaaaccccacaccccCACTGCAAGCACCTTCAGGGCTTTattgtcatttttttcccagttctcttttcctttttcatcctttcccttcccacctgACGCATCCCCGTTTCCACCCCATTGCCTCGGCTCGGtttccagctgggagagcatcACAACGGCCTCATTATTTCCAGTGAGGAATCCGTGTGTTCAATTAGGCAGAGAAGGGTAATTATCTACTTGCAGAAGATGAGGAAGGGTGGGGGGAGTGCTTTATCAGggaccagcacagctcccagcccagcccctggatGCTCCAAGGGGACATGGGGAGCCCTGAGATAATCCCACTGTGCTCCCAACCCCACCTGGCTGGGTCTTCCCCACTTTACAGCCCCAAAAGCTACCTAAAATCCTCATGCCCTGCACCTGCAGCCTCCAGAGCACCCAGCTGCTCACTGGCATCCTGTTTAATGAGTAAttgaccttttttcttgttaattAACCTGGCAGCACCCTTGGCACAGGCAGACAGGTCCTGGCTCATGGTAGCCAAATCCAAAAGTCATCTCCAAACTCGTTTTGATGCACAGACCCTTGGGGTGATGCTCTTCCCCCAGACCCTTGCAACAGGTTTTTTCCTTAACATGATTTATTTCCTATGACctatttggagtttttttgtttgttttgttttgtttttttttcactccattCCATCTAAAACACTCCCTGCCTCTCCcactctggcagcagcaggatgagggTCCATCTGTGCGTGGCCAAACCCTTCCCCAACCTCCATCCAACATGTTCCACCACCTCACGTCCAAAAAGGCTGAGTGGGACCTGAACCCTGCCTTTCCCATACTTTCACCCAGGCTTTAGGTGGCCACTGGAAAATCCCAGTGCAAGGAGCATCCCAGCTGGATCCAGCTTTCCCTGGAGAATTCCCGCACCTCTCCACACCTCAGCCAGGGAAGGTGCCCATGTTCTCCACGGCAAGGGGCAACATTTCCCCCACCCAATGTActttcccctctctcttcccACCTCCCAGAGACCCCGTTCTCCACCAAAGCCCAGCTCCCCTCATTCCAAGTTTGCAGCCATTGCACCCCCTCCCTTCCACAGCAAAACCTCTGCTTTCCCCCTGGAACATCCCCAGGGGCCGGCTGGGATGCAGGGcacacagggagagcagggataGGCACCTGCCAGGTTCAGCACCTGGGAACATCCCTCCCTGTGCATCCTCCCCGCAGGAAAAGCACGGCTCACCCCCCAACACCCGCGGGGACCCCGATCCATGGtattcccagggatggggacagcgaTCCCAAGCCATTTTCCCCCTGGCCGAGGCCAGACATGGCCGTCCCGAGCACCGAGCCAGCGGCGGGGCCAGGGGGAAGCGCCTCGGGATGATGGTGGGAACACAGGGAAAACCCCCCCGGGAACACCGGGCAGACCCTGCGGCTTTCCCAGCACGGAGGATCCCGCAGGGAACCGGCAGCTCCCGGTGCCCCCCCTCCCTCAGCAGCCTCATTTCCTGCCTCGCTCATTCGCATTATCCCGATTTTACCATAAGGCCCAAAATTTTGCAGGATCATGCTGCTGCTCCGCTCGGAAACTTTGGGTTTTCCAGCCGAGAGGCTTTGCCAGCCTCCGGAACCGCTCCGATCCCTTCGGGAAAGACTTTTCCTCCCTCCACAGGCACTGAATCCCGtccccttctcattttttaggaCAAAACGCGCTGGGCGAGGTCGGTCCCAGCGAGAACGCCACGGCTCGAGTTTCTCCCGGCAAATATTCCGAGTGGCTTTGTGTTTGTCCCCTGGCAGCCCAGGGAGATTTGCCACGGAAAAACCGGGAGCGACTGGACACGAACCGAGCCTCAGGGCACCTGTCCCTCCGGAGCATCCCAGAATCCATCCCAGCCGCTATCcgagggagggagaagaaaggaattttgggtttttttcagtagagAAGTACAGGCTGAGAAAGCGTTGGGATGGGGAGGGTTGGGAAAGGATGGGAACattgggaagggatgggaaagaAGAGGTTGTCCCTTCCAGAGAGGCGAGCGCCTATAAATGGCCTCTTTGTCATCTCAGCCAAGGCAGCGGGTGGAAAAATGAGGACGGAGCGGCTGGAGGGGGGACGATGAACGCCCCGGCCGGCTTGAGGCCCTCCTGGGTGTCCCCTCCTCCCGAAGGTCCAACGCCGGGAGCCCACGGAGGGGCCCCGCTCGCCCCGAACCAACGCGGCTGATACGGGACAGAAACGCAGCGCTGGAAAGGGGGGGTGCTCCGGGTCCGCAGCGTGGCAGGGGGACCCTCAAACCCCTCGGGGACTCCCAAACCCCAGGTGCTCTGAGAGCACAGTGCGGGGGGGGGAGCCCCGGCACTCCCTGggaacccccaaaccccagatGCTTCGGTACCCCGGAGTGACGGAGGAGACCCACCACCCATTAGGGACCCCCAAAGTCCCCCGAGGCCCCGCTCCGAGCGCTGCCAGGGACCCCCCCCCTCGGTACCTTTGCCGTAGGCGAAGGGGAGGCGCAGGGCGCGGCCCTGGCGCACCAAGCTGATGTGCAGGTAGGTGAACCAGGCGGCCGAGGTGagcagcgccagcagcagcagcagcttcagctgctTCCGGAGCTTCTTCACCGGGAGCCGCGGCATCCTGCCGCCCGCatcgcccccgccgccgccaccaccaccaccgccgccgccgggctAACCCCGGCCCATGGGGCCCCCCGCCCGTCCAGCCCGCGCGCTCCGGGCCGGCCGCGGGGCGGCTGCGGCTCGTGGGGCCGGGGCTCGGTGCGGGGctcggcggccccgggcccgccgGTGCATCGccccccccgcgccgcgcccgcgGGGGGAATGAATGAGCGGGCGCTGCGCGCGGCCACGCCCCCGCCGAGGAGCGACGGCCCCGCCGGCCAATCGCAGCGCGCCCGCCGCGGGCTCTCCGCCAATGGGCGCGCCTCGGGGGCGGGGCCTGCCGAGGCGCCGCGCGTCTCCACGCCAACGGTCCGGCATCCCCGCGGGGCGCCGCGGGCGCGGCCATgcggggcgcggggggagcCGCGCCCTCGGCCCTGCCCCCGGCCCTGCGCGGCGGGAGAGCGGGGCGGCGGCGAGGCGGAACCGAACGGGGTATCCGTGCCGAGGGGACGGAGGGGTCGGCGCGATTGGTGACGCGGGCctcggcggggccgccccccgACCTCTCCCCCCCGCGCCGAGGATGGTACGTTCCCGCCCGGCAGCGGCGGGGGCTGCAGCGCCCGGCCCGGTCCGTAGGGGGGCGCTACCCGCAGGCACGGACGCCACGGGGATCCCTGGGATCAGGAGCGGCATCCCCGGGATCGTCCCAGGAAGATGAGTGTAGGGATCCCTGGGATCAGGAGCGGGATCCCCGGGATCGTCCCGGGAAGATGAGTGCGGGGATCCCTGGGAGCGTCCTCCCGCTGGGTGCAGGGACTCCATGGGGGCTGCGACCCCCCGACTCCCACTCGCTGCGAGTCCCATGGGGGGCTGGATTCCCAGGATCCTCCCTGCCGGGCGCCGAGATCCCCAGGATCCCCCTCGCTGGGTGCAGAGACCCCGGGGGCCTCGGCTCTGTGCCCCCCTCGGCCGCCTCTGCTCAACCCGGCCACAGCTCCGTGCACTGACGCGCGGGCTGGttcctccctctgcagctcaggggtGGAAAACAACGggactttttcccccctctcccatCCCACAGGTTGAGGCAGCGTCCCCTCCTTGCTGCGGCTCAGGCTAGGGGCAGAACCACGGGAGAAATCCGTtattaaaggaagaaatacacTCACGGCTGGGAAAACTAGAGGGCACCAATGCCCCGGGCTGCGACTCCCAGGAGCCAAATCCCAATTTCCAGGGCGGGGCCCTACTTGTTCGGTTTATTTAATCAGAAACATTCCCGGAGTTGCCGGGAAAAGGTTCCAGGACAGCGTATCCTGCGGATTCCAATGCATTAACACAGTTCAATCACTCTCACACCGTGAAGCCTGAGAGGGGGATTCCTTTAAGGGCGCGCAGCCCTCGGCAGCAGCCGGAGCTTTCCGGGGATCCCAAATGGCATTCCCAAAAAGTGGCACCAACTGGCCTCAACCCTGTATTTGTGGGAGATGGAGGTGGGCTTGGGGGTCtagcaggatttggggatttcaCAGGGATTAGGGAcagagaaagagggaagagtgggaaagaaggggaaagaaaaaggggatAACGAAGGGGCCAAGGGAAAAAGGGGGcaaagaaagggaggaaagtgaggaaaaaagaaaagaaagggcaaggaaagaagcaggcaaagaagagacaaaacaggggggaaaggaagaaagggacaACACAGGtggtaaaaaaatgaaagaatggGTTAAAGGATGAAGGGAGGATAGGAGGCAAAAAAGGTGAcaaggagagggacagggaatcaaggagctgaagaaagaaaagggaaagaaaacgGTGAAGCAAAAAGGGGGCAAAGAACAGGTAAAAATGGAGACAAGGAAGGAAGCCGGCAATGAAGGGACAACGAAAGAAGCGGGGACAGAGGTAAAGAGAGGGACAAAGCAGGAAACGAGGAAAGGGAGCCCGGGGTTTTCCCGCCGCCGAGGAGGAGTCTCCTTGCCCTTACAGGGGCGTCCGGTGGGGCGGTCTATTCCCGCTCCGTCCTAACTCTCGAGGAAACGAAACCGCCACCGCTGCGCCCGCCCCGCGGTGCCTCCACCTCCCGAAACACTGCACGTTCCTCAGGTGCCTTCGCCACTCTCCCCGAGACCcaagcatgcagcagcagctcccgccGTACGAGATGCTGCCGGCGGAGGTGAAGATGGACGAGTTGCCCCGGAGCACGACGGTGATGGTGGAGGAgacgcagcagcagcagtcgcCGCCACCCCGGGACCACCTGGTGTGGTCCCTCTTCACCACCCTGTACGGCAATTTCTGCTGCCTCGGCCTCCTGGCGTTCGTCTTCTCTGTCAAGGTGGGGAGCCCGGAGGGACACCGGGGGTGGGGGCGGCCCCGGGAACCCCACTGAGTCCCTGACCTCAGGGACACCCactgagccccccagccccgcagAGCCCCCGCGGACCCCACTGAGCTCCAGGTGCCAGGGTGACCCATGGACCCCAGAGAGCCTCAGCTGAGGGGTGTCCCGTGGACCCCACAAACCCCAGACCAGAGGGTGCCCCATAGACCCCACAGAGTCCCCTCTTCATGGACCATTGACCTCACAGAGTCCCGGCTGGAAGCTCTGGAGACggcaggggtttggggtgggcaGTGGGCACCTCACGGTAGCCCCggtgttttgggggggttcAGCCCGGTCTGGCACCTCCAGGACTTctcccacagccctgagccccgTGGGGTgtccccctccagccccctgactctggctctgcctgtccccagtccAGGGACCGCAAAGTGCTGGGTGACTACAGCGGGGCCCTGAGCTACGGCTCCACGGCCAAGTACCTGAACATCACGGCCCTGGTGATCAACATCCTCATCGTCATCATCGTCATCGTCGTCGTCTCCCTGGCCGCCGCTGGGGTCTTAGGACGACCCCAGTACGGGTACGGCTACGGCCGCACTTAGTGCCCTCCTTGCCCCGCGGGCTGCGCTTCCCTCCCCGCCCGGGGTAGGAGCCGGGCATGCCCGGGGAGTGCCCGGGGAGCGCCCTGCTGTCACCGAAACTGCAAACTGACAATCCACGTGCCTCACCCGgagcctgctgctctcctgtccctcttccctccccactcGGAGCTTTTGTGGAGCCCTTGCTGATGGCTGCCCTCGCTGGAGGCGTCCTGAGATGGACCCTGCTCCccagagagcagctgagcaCCCCCAACCCTGCCACAGCCTGCTTGCTGCTTTGCTCTGGGCGTGGAACCCCAGCGGCCTCAAAACAATTCTGAGAAGGAGCACCTGGCTCAGACAAACCCTGAtccctgaaataaaaatttatttcacttttgcCCCGTCTTGGTTTTGTCTCATGAGgatgtggtttggggtttgttctACAGCAGCTTGAGAGGATGAGAAACAATGTTAGCCCGTGGGATGTACTTGGGGGAGGTGGAAACCTTTCCTCATCACAGAGACAATGTTCAGGGGCCACCCCAGGCGTCAAGAACCTGGATACTGCATCCATACGGGGTGTGAAGCTCTTGGAAGGGTCACGCCAAGGATGAGGGTGGAACCTGATCCTTGCTGGGGTGTCACCAGGAGCACCCCCATCCTCACCAGCCCTCAGGAAGGGCTGGCAGcaagcagagctgaggaaaaggTGGCTTTGGTGGGGCGGGATGTGCAAAGGGCTTGAGCAGGATGAGCTGGAATGGGATTGAGCAgggtcagcagtgctggagagggaaggggccaGTGGGTTTTGTGGCTCCATCCTCAGTCGCCCCGCCAGGGCTGGATTCCACACACCCCCTGCAGCCAGGTGAGCTGGGATCCTGCTGTGAGATCCTCACAGCCCCCATCCCCGTTGCCTGGAGCCCGGTtttcctgggcacagctgctcatCTGCCTGCACCAGGAGGCAGGGAATGAATTCCGTGTCTCACTTTGCTGGCATGCACAGCCTTTACTTTCCTTATCAGActcatcccagcccagcagtttCCTCACATTTATGCTCCAGATTCTCTCCTCATCCCACAGGGGAGGGAACTATGGCTGGAGGAAGCCACACCAAGCACCAACGGTCCCAGTCACTCGCTGGAAGGGCTGGCAGGGTGGCGATCCTCGCACTTCAGGGCTGCCActccctgcccggccccggcagAGACCGGAGCGGCCCCAGTGGGGACACGGAAGATCCTGGCCCCAGCCCATCTGGCAgagcctcagctctgcagctggcctggctttccccttcccctctgcaCTTGCCCTCGGCAGGGCCCGGTCATCGGGGCTGGGGCCCCACAAAGATGGGaacaaaactgtgttttttcctctccccacGAACATCGGGCTCCTGCCAAGACACCACACTCGTAAGATGTCAGAAATCCCACTCACAAACAGAGGGGATATTTGTTGCAGGATCCCTGGCACTGAGCCTATGCTGAatcattttctgctctgcttttttcccGGAAAACACGGGCTCCTCGCTGCACGGGCTCCTCCTCCACTGAATCTGCTGCCTGGCCAGGCCCAGGCTTGGCCTGCCAAAACCCAGCACATCCAATGGGAACTCAGGCCAACAAAGGCCATTGCTCCAAGATCCCCTTACTCCTTCTCCCGTTTTTATCAACAGTTTCCAGCAAAAATGCAAAGGGCAGCCCCACACAAGCCAACGCGGAGAAAATTGACCCTTTCCCAGCCCAAAACAGTCACCAGCAAAGCCTCCCTCCCGCCTGTGACCACTCCAGGCTGCCATGGACAGCTCCCCGCAGCCCACCTGTCAGCGAAACTCGGGAGGAGAATAAAAACCCCTCCAGCACGATGTTTGTAGTGACAGAGAACGAGGCATTACTTTGTCCTGGCCAGCAGGCGCCATGGAAAGCATTCCCATCCACAGATAGTTCCTTATCTGATGTTTCCCATATCTATGCAgacaaaaacccaaataaattcTCATTCACTCGTCTTAAATTACACTTAAGAATTACACTTACACTTAAGAATTACAATTCTTAGTATTCGATCTCCTATAGTTCTTGATCCCTTCGCCTTTGAACCTAATTTTTCGGTTCTCTCACTGATTAATTTCTCAGACAGGGAGGTGATGTTGGTTAATGGTCGCTAATACTCCCTAATGTTCGCTAATGGTCTTCTGGCTTCTCTCAATCTGTGGATGCTCAGATCATCGGCCCTCTCCCAGCGAACAGAATCTTTCGAAGAAAAACTTGAATTCCCCTCCCTCTTGGCAGAGGC
The window above is part of the Vidua macroura isolate BioBank_ID:100142 chromosome 6, ASM2450914v1, whole genome shotgun sequence genome. Proteins encoded here:
- the LOC128809261 gene encoding dispanin subfamily A member 2b-like, which translates into the protein MAFPKSGTNWPQPCICGRWRCLRHSPRDPSMQQQLPPYEMLPAEVKMDELPRSTTVMVEETQQQQSPPPRDHLVWSLFTTLYGNFCCLGLLAFVFSVKSRDRKVLGDYSGALSYGSTAKYLNITALVINILIVIIVIVVVSLAAAGVLGRPQYGYGYGRT